atccccatacaaaacaacttctctgtctttgactgctcttacaagaacgtcagtctcctcggctgtgaaccgctcctggcgtgcgcctggtaaatccgtcataataatagcaacccgccttggaacttgcgcccttgcgtttaaagggaatgttggatagcgttctgattagTTTATTTGACGtaacgcccaaaccacacctatgaataatgaacctacttcagaccaaccgcttattgatttgcgcctggtgcaagagttatttctcccgtcgggaaaatagcaacagcgcccaagatccgcccacaaagtcacttgcgcattgcgcttcgcacttgcgtttcagatcgttaaaatagggcccttagtgttactttcgtccctgcaGGTGGGGTCGAAAGTAACAATTCACTACTTATGTTTgtagtgaaattatactgaagtcgttttacatttttacaaaattccACCTGATATCGATAGagcacttgtgagttattgatcacagaaaaaatatatatctgtctaaaacattatcttttaaaatgacgttttctgacaaattttactttcgcccccgctctcccctactgtgcaaaagtcttatgctgcgttcagaccagccacggtagaggcgtgaagcgcgagtgattaaaatgttaagtcaatgtgaagacgcgttgacggtTGTCGGGACTgaaaaaacaattatatatgatcactatacaatttgcatggtggcttaagacttttgcacCGTACTGTATATTATAATGTAAATGCTAAATTAAATCTGGGCCCTTATTACATTAGAAGAGGAACCGAAAAAATATTATCACCAATTTATGATGACACCTATGATGGCCAGGtgtcatttgtgaccctggaccacaaaaccagtcataaggtgCAGGGGTATATTTGCAGAAATAGCCAACACTACATTTtgtgggtcaaaattatagatttttatgccaaaaatcgtttggatattaagtaaagatcatgttccatgaagtcattttgtacatttccaatttgtaaatatatatataaaattttttatttatcagtaGTAAAATAGTGTTGCTAAAGACGGCTAaagacttttttttttcaatatttcaatttgtttttgcaccctcagattccagattttcaaatagttgtatctcgggtaaatattgtcctatcctaacaaaccaaacATCAATGGAAATTCAGATGATGTTtaaatctcaataaaaaaaatgacccTTATGATATTTTTTGTTGCCTAGGGTAACATTTGTCCATGTTACGAGCGCACCACACTAACCTGCAGATAGTATGGCTGTTCTGTAATACAAATTTTATGTCCATGTTACCAACAGGCCTAGACCAGTATTGTGGTTTCACCCATATACACAAAGTTCTTATAATTGTATAATTTTCCTGTTATCAGGTCACGTTGAGCCCATGCGGTGGTCCATGCTAGCCCTGCTGCTCCTGTCCTGCAGCGAGATGTTTGCCCAGCGCCCAGGTGACGTCTGCCTGCAGAACGCCAACCGCGATGTCACATCCAATCCTGCACCAACCGTGGATCCCAAACTGTTCAACAAGAGACGGTATCGTTCGCCTCGCGTGCTTTTCAGTGAACTACCGCCGGACTCCGATCCGAAGAACAGAGCCAAGAGAAAAGCGGGTCAACCTCAACACCGTGGAGTTTACTCCGTCTGTGAGAGCGTCAGCCTCTGGGTGGGCAATAAAACCAAAGCTACAGACATTTCTGGCAACGAGGTCACGGTATTGCCCGACGTAAACATTAACAACGTCAATAAAAAGCAGTACTTTTTCGAGACGACGTGCAGCAGCGGGCGGGGTGCAGGTTCCGGGTGTTTGGGAATTGACGCGCGCCATTGGAACTCGTATTGTACCAATTCGCACACGTTCGTGCGGGCGCTGACTTCGTTTAAGAACCTGGTGGCCTGGAGACTGATTCGGATTAACGTGGCTTGCGTGTGCGTCCTCAGTCGGAAATCGTGGAGGCAATGAGAGTCTGTTGCTTTGCTACATACGTGTTTGATATCAAAGCCGTCCACGTGACATCGGAATGATGTTGAACATTTTCCTCGTGCATGCCGTTAATGAAAACCAGGACATAAAACAGACCATCTGCTGGGATATAATGTGCTCCTTATTGGAATCTACAGTGGAATGTAGGATTTGAACTTCAGTGTTGACGattcatttttatgatttttgtcTTTTGGGATAACCGTATTATGACAAGTATGACAACTGAGGTGGTACCACATGTAAATACGTTGTTGTTTGTTGTAATTGTTATTTATTAAACAGCTgcattgtattgtttttttgtggCCTCTTCAACTGTAGCTTTACAAACGTACAACCTCATTGATATCAAAGGAAACCGAACGTTCAGTCATTTTTAATAGAACAAACTTGGGGTgaataaaattaagttttataaaaagtatttgtcatttattaaatgtgatcctgtctgtaaaatccaggctgaTGTCTCATAATCTACTTGTGattttaggagcatcaaagtttgatttcaattatTGGTTTcatatgattttaatctttgccacgaccttactcagtcaatatttaagatatcaaggttatataaTGTCCTTTACATAATGTAGTATGATCTTAAATGAAGGCGTTTTTATAATGTTATGCGGCTAAAGCGTAATTTTGTTGTCAGGCGAAAAGTAATCAGGTGTGTTTAACTTCATACGGCGCAACACAGACCGAtatgcggatgacatcaaaatatcgTGAGAAACCGTAAATCACACAAAAATGGATTttctacggagcccctaaggggacatggagcaaaaattaaataaagtttagtttcatgtgctcatgtgaaactttcatgtgctcacgcaaaaccttcatgtgcagaattttttttaaagtttagtttcgcgtgctcacgtgaaactattgcgtgctcacgtgaaacttttgcgcGCACACGTGAAAGCGATATTCAAGTGTGCACACAAAACACGTgagcgcgcgatagtttcacgtgagcacgcgatagtttcacgtgagcacgcgaaactaaactttaaaaaaaattctgcacatgaaggttttgcgtgagcacatgaaagtttcacgtgagcacatgaaactaaactttagatttttttactccaatgtcaccttaggggctcggtagttTTCAAAGACTGAGTCACAATGATTTCTTTACTAAATCTCTTACTTTTTGCAGTAATGTTGATACATTAGCTGCGGCTTCATTAAatatttgcgcaaaactttagtGTTGTCTTCAAAATTGCCAAATGAAGGCGTTATTTTAATGTTATGCGGCTAAAATGTCATTTTGTTGTCTTGCGAAAAGTAATTCCAAAAACTAGTGacaggtgtgtttgacttcatacGGCGCCGCGCAGACCGAtatgcggatgacatcaaaatatcgTGAGAACACAGtaaatcacacaaaaatgactttagctgggttttcacagactgggtcacaattACTTCTTTACTTAATCTCTTACTTTTTGCAGTAATGTTGATACATTTACTGCGTTTCCATTaaagatttgcgcaaaactttgGGGTTGTTTCACAAATGTCGACAAAAAATGATTGCGAAATGAAGGCATTATTATATTTGGTGAAAATTTAATTTTGTTGTCTCACAAAAGGTTTTTCCAAAAACTATAGCAAcgggtgtgttcgacttcatacaGTGCCGCGCATACCAATATGCGGATTACATCAAAATATCTCGAGAatacaataaatcacaaaaaattatgttttcacAGATTCCACAATTAATTTTTTGCTATTTACTTTTTGAAGTAATTTTTGTGCATATGCTGCATTTCCATTaaagatttgcgcaaaactatAGCGTTTACAAAAGAACTATAATGTTTACAAAATAACTTTTGCTAAATGATGGCGTTTCAAGTAGGGTTGGAcgagacacgagattgggttcacgc
This Paramisgurnus dabryanus chromosome 7, PD_genome_1.1, whole genome shotgun sequence DNA region includes the following protein-coding sequences:
- the ngfb gene encoding nerve growth factor, translating into MYHEEQMRSMLKLYRSKHFTWKHFTGHVEPMRWSMLALLLLSCSEMFAQRPGDVCLQNANRDVTSNPAPTVDPKLFNKRRYRSPRVLFSELPPDSDPKNRAKRKAGQPQHRGVYSVCESVSLWVGNKTKATDISGNEVTVLPDVNINNVNKKQYFFETTCSSGRGAGSGCLGIDARHWNSYCTNSHTFVRALTSFKNLVAWRLIRINVACVCVLSRKSWRQ